A genomic window from Planococcus rifietoensis includes:
- a CDS encoding branched-chain amino acid aminotransferase yields MTTYQLEVIENTAKKDKPAQDQIPFGQTFTDHMYIMEYQTDKGWHEPKIVPYGPISLDPAAMIFHYGQTVFEGMKAYHTEDGRVLLFRPEKNFERLNLSSERLSIPPIDEDLALEHLKQLIKLEKDWVPKTPGTSLYIRPYIISTDANLAVGPSSTYKYMVILSPVGSYFPGGLQPVVIHVEDKFTRAVKGGTGMAKTAGNYSSGYQAQANAKKEGNADVLWLDGVEKRYIEEVGSMNIFFKIDGEVFTPELNGSILKGITRMSIIELLNSWGIPVTEKRMAIDELYEAYQAGKVEEVFGTGTAAVISPVGELNWQGQKMIINNHEIGELSQKLYDTITGIQTGKVEDTLDWTVEIN; encoded by the coding sequence ATGACGACTTATCAATTGGAAGTAATCGAGAATACTGCGAAGAAAGACAAGCCGGCACAAGACCAGATTCCATTCGGCCAAACTTTCACTGATCATATGTACATCATGGAATACCAAACGGATAAAGGCTGGCATGAACCGAAGATCGTGCCATATGGTCCGATTTCCTTGGATCCGGCAGCTATGATTTTCCATTACGGACAGACGGTTTTTGAAGGAATGAAAGCCTACCATACAGAAGACGGGCGCGTATTGCTGTTCCGTCCGGAGAAGAACTTTGAGCGCCTCAACCTATCGAGCGAGCGTCTCAGCATTCCCCCGATCGACGAGGATTTGGCGCTTGAGCACTTGAAGCAATTGATCAAGCTCGAAAAAGACTGGGTGCCGAAAACACCGGGCACATCACTTTATATCCGCCCGTACATTATCTCGACGGATGCCAATTTGGCAGTAGGGCCATCATCTACATATAAGTATATGGTCATCCTGTCGCCTGTAGGCTCTTATTTCCCAGGCGGCCTGCAGCCGGTTGTCATCCATGTCGAAGACAAGTTTACGCGCGCAGTCAAAGGCGGCACGGGAATGGCGAAAACAGCGGGGAACTATTCTTCAGGCTATCAGGCGCAAGCGAATGCCAAGAAAGAAGGCAACGCGGACGTGCTGTGGCTTGATGGTGTCGAGAAGCGCTATATCGAAGAAGTCGGCAGCATGAACATCTTCTTTAAAATCGATGGGGAAGTGTTTACCCCTGAGCTTAATGGCAGCATCCTGAAAGGCATCACGCGCATGTCGATCATCGAATTATTGAATTCATGGGGCATTCCGGTGACGGAAAAACGCATGGCCATCGATGAACTTTACGAAGCGTACCAAGCCGGAAAAGTCGAGGAAGTCTTCGGGACGGGAACGGCCGCAGTCATTTCCCCGGTCGGCGAACTCAACTGGCAAGGGCAGAAAATGATCATCAACAATCACGAAATCGGTGAGTTGTCGCAAAAGCTGTACGACACGATCACTGGTATCCAGACGGGCAAAGTCGAAGACACCCTCGACTGGACCGTGGAAATCAACTAA
- a CDS encoding NUDIX hydrolase has product MEPEKILGKVKGRVPEVLGNRDFSKYAILLPLIEKEDGVHILFEVRSFEMRRQPGEICFPGGRIDRGDEDEEETALRETMEELGIQKEAISNVFPLDYIVSPFGMIVYSFAGFIDPDTDFKPNPPEVDSVFTVPLKFFLENEPRVYRIDFDIQPEESFPYDLIAGGENYSWRARQVDEFFYLYEDRVIWGLTAKILMHFMELIR; this is encoded by the coding sequence ATGGAACCGGAAAAGATTTTGGGAAAAGTCAAAGGGCGGGTGCCTGAAGTACTCGGCAACCGGGATTTCTCGAAATATGCGATTCTTCTCCCATTGATTGAAAAAGAAGACGGCGTCCATATCCTATTTGAAGTGCGTTCGTTTGAAATGAGACGTCAGCCGGGGGAAATATGCTTCCCAGGCGGCCGCATCGACCGCGGAGATGAAGACGAGGAAGAGACAGCTTTGCGTGAGACGATGGAAGAGCTCGGCATCCAAAAAGAGGCGATCAGCAATGTGTTTCCGCTCGATTACATCGTCTCGCCGTTTGGCATGATCGTCTATTCATTTGCGGGCTTTATCGATCCTGACACGGATTTTAAGCCGAACCCGCCAGAAGTCGATAGCGTCTTCACGGTGCCGCTGAAGTTTTTCCTTGAAAACGAGCCGCGCGTGTACCGCATCGATTTCGATATTCAGCCGGAGGAAAGTTTTCCATATGACTTGATTGCCGGAGGCGAAAACTACAGCTGGCGTGCACGGCAAGTGGATGAATTTTTCTATTTATACGAAGACCGCGTCATTTGGGGATTAACGGCAAAAATTCTCATGCATTTCATGGAATTGATCCGCTGA
- a CDS encoding polyphenol oxidase family protein has product MNRKIYIDNDSYIAGMTVKDPQAKGGNNLALHAGTHREHSLENREALLASLGYSIDELVCANQTHSNHFRKVTRADAGKGARILDDAIADTDALYTRDTGLVLSSFAADCVPVTFYHVTEELVGAVHSGWQGTVKELVPHLFAHLIANENCAPEGFHVQIGMALSQEKFEVDEDVYVKFKALGYADPFIDFNEKTGKYHIDNQLTVKTQLERAGIPAEHIDIDRSCTFKSLDGFSYREDRQCGRHMAYIVKK; this is encoded by the coding sequence GTGAACCGAAAAATATATATCGACAACGATTCCTATATCGCGGGCATGACCGTAAAAGACCCGCAGGCAAAGGGCGGCAATAATTTGGCGCTGCACGCCGGAACCCATCGCGAGCATTCACTCGAAAACCGGGAAGCCTTGCTTGCTTCACTTGGCTACAGCATCGATGAACTCGTCTGCGCCAATCAAACCCACAGCAACCATTTCCGAAAAGTAACCCGTGCAGATGCAGGCAAAGGCGCCCGCATTCTAGACGATGCGATTGCGGATACTGATGCGCTTTATACGCGCGACACAGGCCTTGTTCTCTCAAGTTTTGCCGCTGATTGTGTACCCGTAACTTTCTATCACGTAACGGAAGAGTTGGTCGGTGCCGTACATTCCGGCTGGCAAGGCACCGTCAAAGAACTCGTGCCGCACTTGTTTGCCCATTTGATCGCTAATGAAAATTGCGCGCCGGAAGGATTCCATGTCCAGATCGGCATGGCGCTCAGCCAGGAGAAATTTGAAGTGGATGAAGACGTCTACGTGAAATTCAAAGCACTCGGCTATGCCGACCCGTTCATCGACTTTAACGAAAAAACCGGGAAATACCATATCGACAATCAACTCACGGTCAAAACCCAGCTGGAACGCGCAGGCATTCCCGCAGAGCACATCGACATCGACCGCAGCTGCACCTTTAAGAGCCTAGATGGCTTCTCCTACCGCGAAGACAGACAATGCGGCCGCCATATGGCTTATATCGTCAAGAAATAG
- a CDS encoding DEAD/DEAH box helicase, whose product MEFWISDKHIRKLCGQAAYKKGRAFQMAGKVNITEANDQSITATVEGRSSFHVKLARSQAGTIQAECSCPPVGFIHTYCHHIAAVMIAAEELGQRERPLAEQMFGLFEDDDKPSARLHRFDRRVPYHVEATIRSGGKEQLALTFRSGTAILKNVRDPLRFVSALSNGQYEETAAIPYDPSRHALEQPVLELLQVLDKTNPQAYENGKLLVSASDWERLLPLLRKVTHAKFENPLGEVLPFHVTDTLPVSFRLDHGDSGYRLIVRGLERLQIFPKYGIALTEDAIVQPAAADMKRLSGLQELMQGAGEELPVDESQVAHMMKSVLPGLEKLGPVIVTENAIEKIGETPLRAKLYLDRVRSRLLAGLEFHYGQLIINPCEEPDGTYRQYPGVFRQLEKERAIMDLMESGRLTKTDGGFYLQDEEAEYDFLYDTVPMLEQWLEVYATTSVKMRIQKTLPGPKIRVNLPKDRTDWLEFRFDLGGIPEEELRGIIRAIREKKRYFRIPNGTLMSLETPGMAAFEEYLAVMNIDEENFERVQRVPLLEGMRLAGSLEQHELSETGTEFARLLKELHHPWTQAQQLPDHFEGILRDYQKRGFSWFRLLAKYGFGGILADEMGLGKTVQSIAFVQSVLEDIRKSDEPALIVAPSSLMYNWQAEFERFAPEIRTVIVDGPKAQRTKALNKIGDVYITSYPALRMDRGAYKDWAFHTIFFDEAQAFKNPATQTAKAVKELNARHRFALTGTPIENSLDELWSIFHVVFPALLPDRSQFAELRNADIAKRVRPFLLRRTKAEVLGEVPQKIERIEHSELREEQKKLYTAYLAELRHEALKHLRDNSMRKNRIRILAGLTRLRQLCCHPSLFVEDYKGGSAKFEQLLEILEEARLTGRRVLVFSQFTGMLNIIGQSLLRSGRSYFYLDGSTPPKERVELCDRFNEGEENLFLISLKAGGTGLNLTGADTVILYDLWWNPAVEQQAADRAHRMGQKREVQVLRLVAKGTIEEKMYDLQLRKQDLVDEMIQSGSEAVQLMSEEDIREILMI is encoded by the coding sequence ATGGAATTTTGGATCAGCGATAAACACATCCGCAAATTATGCGGCCAGGCTGCCTACAAAAAAGGCCGAGCGTTTCAAATGGCCGGAAAAGTCAACATCACAGAAGCCAATGACCAGTCCATAACAGCTACCGTTGAAGGGCGCAGCTCATTCCACGTCAAGCTGGCCCGTTCACAAGCCGGTACCATCCAGGCGGAATGCAGCTGCCCACCCGTTGGATTCATCCATACATATTGCCATCACATTGCAGCGGTTATGATTGCAGCAGAAGAACTTGGCCAGCGGGAGCGCCCGCTCGCTGAGCAGATGTTCGGCTTGTTTGAAGATGACGATAAGCCTTCAGCACGGCTTCATCGCTTCGACCGGCGCGTGCCGTATCACGTCGAAGCAACCATCCGCAGCGGAGGCAAAGAGCAATTGGCGCTGACGTTCAGAAGCGGCACGGCCATCTTGAAAAATGTCCGGGATCCCCTGCGTTTCGTCTCGGCCCTGTCGAATGGCCAATACGAGGAGACCGCAGCGATTCCGTACGACCCAAGTCGCCATGCACTTGAACAACCGGTCCTGGAGCTGCTTCAAGTGCTCGATAAAACCAATCCCCAGGCGTATGAAAACGGGAAATTGCTCGTTTCCGCAAGTGATTGGGAGCGCCTATTGCCATTATTGCGCAAAGTAACGCATGCCAAATTCGAGAATCCGCTCGGAGAAGTGCTGCCGTTTCACGTAACGGATACACTGCCGGTGTCATTTCGACTGGACCACGGCGATAGCGGATACCGCTTGATCGTCCGGGGGTTGGAGCGTCTTCAAATCTTTCCGAAATACGGCATCGCCTTGACGGAAGATGCGATTGTCCAGCCGGCCGCAGCCGATATGAAGCGCCTGTCAGGCTTGCAGGAATTGATGCAAGGGGCAGGCGAGGAGCTGCCGGTCGACGAAAGCCAAGTCGCCCATATGATGAAATCCGTCTTGCCGGGGCTGGAAAAGCTCGGGCCGGTCATCGTGACTGAAAACGCGATTGAGAAAATCGGGGAAACGCCGCTGCGCGCGAAGCTCTATCTCGACCGTGTACGCAGCCGACTGCTTGCGGGCCTTGAATTTCATTATGGCCAGCTCATCATCAATCCGTGCGAAGAGCCCGACGGAACTTATCGTCAGTATCCAGGTGTGTTCCGCCAGCTCGAAAAAGAACGGGCCATCATGGACTTGATGGAGTCGGGGCGGCTGACGAAAACGGACGGCGGTTTCTATCTGCAGGACGAAGAAGCGGAATACGATTTCCTTTACGATACGGTGCCGATGCTGGAACAATGGCTTGAGGTCTATGCGACGACTTCGGTGAAAATGCGCATCCAAAAAACCTTGCCGGGGCCGAAAATCCGTGTCAATCTGCCGAAAGACCGGACCGATTGGCTGGAGTTCCGCTTTGATCTCGGGGGCATACCGGAAGAAGAATTGCGGGGGATTATTCGCGCCATTCGTGAGAAAAAGCGCTATTTCCGAATCCCTAACGGTACGTTAATGTCGCTTGAAACTCCGGGTATGGCGGCGTTTGAGGAATATCTGGCTGTCATGAACATCGATGAAGAGAATTTTGAACGCGTCCAGCGCGTGCCGCTGCTAGAAGGCATGCGGCTTGCCGGGAGCCTCGAGCAGCATGAATTATCGGAGACCGGGACGGAATTTGCGCGCTTGTTAAAAGAGCTGCACCATCCGTGGACGCAGGCACAACAATTGCCGGATCATTTTGAAGGCATTTTAAGGGATTACCAAAAGCGCGGATTCAGCTGGTTCCGCCTGCTCGCGAAATATGGGTTCGGCGGCATATTGGCAGATGAGATGGGACTCGGAAAAACTGTCCAAAGCATCGCTTTCGTGCAATCGGTGCTGGAAGACATTCGCAAGAGCGACGAACCGGCGCTGATCGTTGCGCCTTCTTCGCTCATGTACAATTGGCAAGCCGAATTCGAGCGCTTTGCACCGGAGATCCGGACAGTCATCGTCGACGGCCCGAAAGCACAGCGGACCAAAGCCTTGAACAAGATCGGTGATGTTTATATCACTTCCTATCCGGCGCTGCGGATGGATAGGGGAGCGTATAAGGATTGGGCCTTCCATACGATTTTCTTCGATGAAGCACAAGCCTTTAAAAATCCGGCGACCCAAACCGCCAAAGCCGTGAAAGAGCTGAACGCACGGCATCGTTTCGCGCTTACCGGGACACCAATCGAAAACTCGCTCGATGAGTTGTGGTCGATTTTCCACGTCGTCTTTCCGGCGCTGCTTCCGGACCGCAGCCAGTTTGCGGAACTGCGCAACGCCGATATCGCCAAGCGCGTGCGGCCGTTCCTGCTGCGCCGGACAAAAGCGGAAGTGCTCGGGGAAGTGCCGCAAAAAATCGAGCGCATCGAACATTCCGAGCTCCGCGAAGAACAGAAGAAACTGTACACGGCGTATCTTGCGGAATTGCGTCACGAAGCCTTAAAGCATCTGCGCGACAATAGCATGCGCAAAAACCGCATCCGCATCCTTGCGGGACTCACGCGCCTGCGGCAATTGTGCTGCCACCCGTCGTTGTTTGTAGAAGATTATAAAGGCGGCTCGGCGAAATTCGAACAATTGCTGGAGATTTTGGAAGAGGCTCGCCTCACCGGCCGCCGCGTGCTGGTGTTTTCTCAGTTCACGGGCATGCTCAATATCATCGGCCAGTCGCTGTTGCGCTCAGGAAGGTCGTATTTCTATTTGGATGGTTCGACGCCGCCGAAAGAGCGTGTAGAATTATGCGACCGCTTTAACGAAGGCGAAGAGAACCTGTTTTTGATTTCCTTGAAAGCGGGGGGCACCGGACTCAATTTGACGGGGGCCGATACGGTCATCTTGTATGATCTATGGTGGAACCCGGCCGTCGAACAGCAGGCAGCGGACCGTGCGCACCGGATGGGGCAGAAGCGGGAAGTGCAAGTGCTGCGTTTAGTGGCGAAGGGAACGATTGAAGAGAAGATGTACGACCTGCAGCTGCGCAAGCAGGATTTGGTGGATGAGATGATCCAATCCGGTTCAGAAGCCGTGCAGTTGATGAGCGAAGAAGACATTCGGGAGATTTTGATGATTTAA
- a CDS encoding SRPBCC family protein, which yields MARAHQSIFIQAPIDEVFQFAKKPGNWTSFYNHLSKPEKIEGTGEAGTEVETVFSIVGLRFPVTINVVRCERSGEEGFWEGIITGSFIAHQKSHYRSMDGGTEAVFELEIDLPHSAFDRFTERLVYDRLERNTLRHTLENLKAACELER from the coding sequence ATGGCCCGTGCCCATCAAAGCATATTCATTCAAGCGCCGATCGACGAAGTGTTCCAGTTCGCCAAGAAGCCCGGAAACTGGACGAGTTTCTACAATCATTTATCCAAACCGGAAAAAATCGAAGGCACCGGCGAAGCAGGCACTGAAGTCGAGACGGTATTTTCCATTGTCGGCTTGCGCTTCCCGGTGACAATCAATGTGGTGCGCTGTGAACGCAGCGGCGAGGAAGGATTTTGGGAAGGCATCATCACCGGCAGCTTTATCGCCCACCAAAAGAGCCATTACCGCTCGATGGACGGCGGAACGGAAGCGGTCTTCGAACTGGAAATTGATCTGCCCCACAGTGCATTTGACCGTTTCACTGAGCGGCTCGTCTATGACCGGCTGGAGCGCAACACCCTTCGCCACACGCTTGAAAATCTCAAGGCGGCCTGTGAATTGGAACGTTAA
- a CDS encoding SDR family oxidoreductase, translating to MRLEGKVAIVTGAASGMGKSIAALYAKEGAKVVVSDINQHGADAVVEEIKSSGGEAIAVACNVAKEADIQTLVDSAVAEYGTLDVLVNNAGIMDNFEAAADIDDDSWERIFAINTTGVMRATRKALKVFLEKGSGNIINIASAGGLQGARAGATYTASKHAVVGFTKNTGFMYANNGIRCNAIAPGGVETNIGSTMTHISEFGMGRTQPGMAVNPRIGKPDEIAYVALFLASDESSFVNGTVITADSGWLAY from the coding sequence ATGAGGTTGGAAGGTAAAGTAGCGATCGTCACCGGGGCCGCTTCGGGCATGGGAAAATCCATCGCCGCCCTGTATGCGAAAGAAGGCGCGAAAGTCGTCGTCTCCGATATTAACCAGCACGGGGCCGATGCTGTCGTTGAAGAAATCAAATCCAGCGGCGGTGAAGCGATCGCCGTCGCCTGCAATGTCGCCAAAGAAGCAGATATCCAAACCTTGGTCGACAGCGCCGTCGCTGAATACGGCACGCTTGATGTCCTGGTCAATAACGCCGGCATCATGGACAATTTCGAAGCTGCCGCAGACATCGACGACGACAGCTGGGAGCGCATTTTCGCAATCAATACGACCGGCGTCATGCGCGCCACCCGAAAAGCGCTGAAAGTATTCCTTGAAAAAGGCTCTGGCAATATCATCAATATTGCATCTGCCGGCGGCTTGCAGGGAGCGCGTGCCGGGGCCACCTATACCGCATCGAAACATGCTGTCGTCGGCTTCACGAAAAATACCGGTTTTATGTATGCCAATAACGGTATCCGCTGCAACGCGATCGCACCCGGTGGCGTCGAGACCAACATCGGCTCTACCATGACCCATATCAGCGAATTCGGCATGGGCCGCACGCAACCCGGTATGGCGGTCAACCCGCGCATCGGCAAACCAGATGAAATTGCCTATGTCGCCTTGTTCCTTGCTTCCGATGAATCAAGCTTCGTCAACGGCACCGTCATCACCGCGGATTCCGGCTGGCTCGCTTATTGA
- a CDS encoding ECF transporter S component, with translation MQKTTTYSSSKTYDLIITSMLIALVFVATMLLNIRLPIAANGGLVHLGTTMLFTAALLFGPKKGAIAGAVGMGLFDLVSGWTLWAPITIIARGLQGYLVGKIAWSGGRGGESLGFNILAAALSIPVMVAIYYIGEAIIFSSWIIPAASIPGNLVQNAVGLALAIPVVAALKKTPYFRN, from the coding sequence ATGCAAAAAACTACGACTTATTCCAGTTCCAAAACCTATGATTTGATCATCACTTCGATGCTCATCGCACTTGTTTTTGTGGCGACGATGCTGCTCAATATCCGCCTGCCGATCGCGGCAAATGGCGGGCTGGTCCACCTCGGCACGACGATGCTGTTCACGGCAGCGCTATTATTCGGCCCGAAAAAAGGCGCCATCGCCGGTGCTGTCGGAATGGGGCTCTTCGATTTAGTATCAGGCTGGACACTGTGGGCGCCGATCACCATCATCGCACGCGGCTTGCAAGGCTATTTGGTCGGTAAAATCGCTTGGTCGGGCGGACGCGGCGGCGAAAGCCTCGGCTTCAACATCCTGGCTGCAGCGCTGTCCATTCCGGTCATGGTCGCCATCTACTATATCGGTGAAGCGATCATTTTCAGCAGCTGGATCATTCCGGCAGCCTCTATTCCAGGAAACCTCGTACAAAATGCAGTTGGCTTGGCACTCGCCATCCCTGTCGTAGCGGCGTTGAAGAAAACGCCTTACTTCAGAAATTAA
- the mqo gene encoding malate dehydrogenase (quinone) has product MSNRETDTDVILIGAGIMSATLGILLKELSPDMKINVFEKLSSPGEESSNEWNNAGTGHAALCELNYTKEKPDGTMDISKAIDVNEQFQVSAQFWSHLVKTGLLKNPEDFIRPLPHISMVQGEDNIRFLKKRFDAMIENPLFTGMEFSDDPEVLKEWMPLIMANRQDNEPIAATKIDTGTDVNFGALTRMLFDRLVKEDVNVHYRHAVQDLKQMKDGRWLLKVKNLETGKLDVHTAKFVFIGGGGASIHLLQKSGIPESKHIGGFPVSGLFMVCKNPEVIEQHHAKVYGKAKVGAPPMSVPHLDTRFIDDKKSLLFGPFAGFTPKFLKTGSYMDLVASVKPNNVLTMLSGGAKNLSLTQYLIQQVIQSKEQRMEELREFVPNAKSDDWELVVAGQRVQVIKDTDAGGKGTLQFGTELVTSADGTISALLGASPGASTAVHVMLKLLANCFPQEQEKWEPQIKEMIPSYGKSLMDNEELLKHVHKYTAETLDLNEVKPADHAPEDLTPQI; this is encoded by the coding sequence ATGAGCAATAGAGAAACTGATACAGATGTAATCTTAATCGGTGCTGGTATTATGAGTGCGACGCTGGGGATTCTCTTAAAAGAATTATCTCCAGACATGAAAATCAATGTGTTCGAGAAATTGTCGAGCCCAGGCGAAGAAAGTTCAAACGAATGGAACAACGCCGGTACTGGCCACGCAGCCCTTTGTGAATTGAACTATACGAAAGAAAAACCGGACGGCACGATGGATATCAGCAAAGCCATTGACGTCAACGAACAATTCCAGGTGTCAGCCCAGTTCTGGTCCCATCTCGTGAAAACCGGATTGTTGAAAAACCCTGAGGACTTCATTCGCCCGCTTCCGCACATCAGCATGGTGCAAGGCGAAGACAATATCCGTTTCCTGAAAAAACGTTTTGACGCAATGATTGAAAATCCGCTCTTTACGGGTATGGAATTTTCCGACGACCCGGAAGTACTGAAAGAATGGATGCCGTTGATCATGGCGAACCGCCAAGACAACGAGCCGATCGCGGCGACGAAAATCGATACGGGCACGGACGTCAACTTCGGCGCTTTGACGCGCATGCTGTTTGACCGTCTCGTAAAAGAAGACGTTAACGTCCACTACCGCCATGCGGTGCAGGATTTGAAACAAATGAAAGATGGCCGTTGGTTGCTGAAAGTTAAAAACTTGGAGACCGGCAAACTCGACGTACACACAGCGAAGTTCGTCTTTATTGGCGGCGGTGGGGCGAGCATCCACTTGCTCCAAAAATCAGGCATTCCGGAATCGAAGCATATCGGTGGATTCCCGGTCAGCGGCCTATTTATGGTCTGCAAAAACCCGGAAGTTATCGAACAGCATCACGCGAAAGTTTACGGAAAAGCGAAAGTCGGCGCACCGCCGATGTCCGTGCCTCACTTGGATACCCGCTTTATCGACGACAAGAAATCCTTGTTGTTCGGGCCATTCGCAGGCTTTACGCCGAAGTTCCTGAAAACCGGTTCTTATATGGACTTGGTAGCATCCGTCAAGCCGAATAATGTATTGACGATGCTGTCAGGCGGAGCGAAAAACTTGTCCTTGACGCAATACTTGATTCAGCAAGTCATCCAGTCGAAAGAACAGCGCATGGAAGAATTGCGCGAATTCGTCCCGAATGCGAAAAGTGATGACTGGGAACTCGTCGTCGCAGGACAACGCGTTCAGGTCATTAAAGATACCGATGCAGGCGGGAAAGGTACACTGCAATTCGGTACCGAACTCGTCACATCAGCGGACGGCACGATTTCCGCGCTGCTTGGCGCATCGCCAGGAGCATCCACTGCGGTACATGTCATGCTGAAGCTGCTTGCCAACTGCTTCCCTCAGGAACAGGAAAAATGGGAGCCGCAAATCAAGGAAATGATTCCGTCTTATGGAAAATCCTTGATGGACAATGAGGAACTATTAAAACATGTTCATAAATATACAGCCGAAACGCTGGACTTGAATGAAGTGAAACCGGCCGATCACGCGCCGGAAGATTTGACACCGCAAATTTAA
- a CDS encoding DNA-3-methyladenine glycosylase I — MAQCEWPKDDERMQAYHDEEWCRPSRDERYLFEMLSLEGAQAGLSWQIVLSKRDSYKDAFHNFDIDYCAALTDEALAEIKEQYGVIKHGAKLQSVRTNAQAVKEIQSEFTSFAEYLWSFTDGKAVINEWQSDGQIPAQSELSVKLSKDLKKRGFKFVGPVTSYSFLQAVGMVDDHIISCPFHSANRT, encoded by the coding sequence ATGGCGCAATGCGAATGGCCAAAAGACGACGAACGGATGCAAGCCTACCATGACGAGGAATGGTGCCGGCCGAGCCGCGATGAACGTTATTTATTTGAAATGCTGAGCTTGGAAGGCGCCCAAGCAGGCTTGTCCTGGCAGATCGTGCTGTCAAAACGCGATAGCTACAAAGACGCTTTTCACAATTTCGATATAGATTATTGCGCCGCATTAACGGATGAAGCACTTGCTGAGATCAAGGAGCAATACGGCGTGATCAAACACGGTGCCAAGCTCCAATCCGTGCGCACGAATGCACAGGCGGTGAAGGAGATTCAATCCGAATTCACCAGTTTCGCCGAGTATCTATGGAGTTTCACGGACGGCAAAGCGGTGATCAATGAATGGCAATCAGACGGGCAGATTCCCGCCCAATCGGAATTGTCGGTAAAGCTCAGCAAAGATTTGAAAAAACGCGGCTTTAAATTCGTCGGCCCCGTCACGAGCTATTCGTTTCTTCAGGCAGTAGGAATGGTCGACGATCATATAATCAGCTGCCCATTCCACAGCGCGAACCGAACATAA
- a CDS encoding MATE family efflux transporter — MNHKKYLALALPLTFSTVTTPLLGAVDTAVVGQLPDPAYLGGVAIGTVIFNTMYWLFGFLRVSTSGFAAQALGARDELQETLSFIRPFFIALLIGLVFLILQNPIATAAMALLNPAQDVEALALDYFHIRVWGVPVTFINYVILGWLMGMSRIRLAVTIQIAMNLLNIALDLLFVTGFAWGVTGVASATLIAEVSAMVLGIYFLMKRTQFTLKLLPLQQIFEGAALKKMIAVNQDLFIRTVCLLAVFNIFTYKSASFGTETLAANAVLIQIHYLMAYFFDGFSNASSILSGKAVGSRDEGLYKRTLALASQWALITALFLTAVYWLFSGPVIRLFTGIPEVITIASDYSLWLLLFPISTSIGIIFYGIFTGATETAPVRKSMMMALLLFLAVYFLAVPLFGNHGLWLAFIAFSAGRSIFLSMYIPKLNRHFSA, encoded by the coding sequence ATGAATCATAAAAAATACTTGGCGTTGGCCTTGCCTTTAACCTTTTCAACCGTGACGACGCCTTTGCTCGGGGCCGTGGATACCGCGGTCGTCGGGCAGTTGCCGGACCCCGCTTATCTGGGGGGCGTCGCGATCGGCACCGTAATCTTCAATACGATGTACTGGCTGTTCGGCTTTTTGCGCGTCAGCACGTCCGGCTTTGCCGCACAAGCACTCGGCGCGCGGGATGAGCTGCAGGAGACGCTGTCGTTTATCCGGCCGTTTTTCATCGCGCTGTTAATCGGGCTCGTTTTCCTGATCCTCCAAAACCCGATCGCGACAGCGGCGATGGCTTTGCTCAATCCGGCTCAGGACGTAGAAGCATTGGCGCTGGATTATTTCCATATCCGTGTCTGGGGTGTGCCGGTGACGTTCATCAATTACGTCATTCTCGGCTGGCTGATGGGCATGTCGCGCATCCGGCTTGCGGTGACGATCCAAATCGCCATGAACTTATTGAACATCGCGCTCGATTTGCTGTTCGTGACGGGATTCGCCTGGGGCGTCACCGGGGTCGCATCGGCCACCTTGATCGCCGAAGTGAGTGCCATGGTTTTGGGCATTTACTTCCTCATGAAACGGACACAATTCACGCTGAAGCTTTTGCCGCTCCAGCAGATTTTCGAAGGCGCGGCCTTGAAAAAAATGATCGCTGTCAATCAGGATCTGTTTATCCGGACCGTCTGCCTGCTCGCAGTATTCAATATCTTTACATACAAAAGTGCGTCGTTTGGCACCGAGACATTGGCTGCCAATGCCGTGCTGATTCAAATTCATTATTTGATGGCGTATTTTTTCGATGGCTTCTCGAATGCCTCGAGTATTTTATCCGGTAAAGCAGTCGGATCAAGGGACGAAGGCTTGTATAAACGGACGCTCGCTTTAGCCAGCCAATGGGCGCTTATCACGGCGCTGTTTTTGACTGCTGTGTATTGGCTGTTCAGTGGCCCGGTCATCCGGCTGTTTACTGGAATCCCCGAAGTTATCACCATTGCGTCTGATTACAGCCTGTGGCTATTGCTGTTTCCGATTTCCACAAGCATCGGCATCATTTTTTATGGCATCTTCACGGGAGCCACGGAAACAGCGCCTGTCCGGAAGTCGATGATGATGGCGTTGCTGCTGTTTTTGGCCGTCTATTTTCTCGCCGTCCCCCTGTTCGGCAACCACGGCTTATGGCTTGCTTTCATAGCATTTAGTGCGGGCCGTTCGATTTTCCTCTCCATGTATATTCCGAAGTTGAACCGGCATTTTTCGGCTTGA